From the genome of Halictus rubicundus isolate RS-2024b chromosome 2, iyHalRubi1_principal, whole genome shotgun sequence, one region includes:
- the Pfk gene encoding ATP-dependent 6-phosphofructokinase isoform X1 — protein sequence MAEDLAAQKFIKPGSHKGKGLAVFTSGGDSQGMNAAVRAVVRMGIYLGCKVFFIKEGYQGMVDGGNNIVEATWSSVSCIIHRGGTVIGSARCMEFKERAGRRRAAKNLVTRGITNLVVIGGDGSLTGANLFKEEYADLLKELVDSGEITKEQGEKYQHLHIVGLVGSIDNDFCGTDMTIGTDSALHRIIESIDAIVSTAYSHQRTFIMEVMGRHCGYLAIVGALAAEADYVFCPESPPPVDWPDKLCKKLEQERLTGQRLNIIIVAEGAVDRSGQPITAEIVHKVVVDKLQQDTRITVLGHVQRGGNPSAFDRVLGCRMGAEAVMALMEATPETEACVVTLDGNQAVRLPLMECVRRTKAVAQAMADKNWDLAVQLRGKGFARNLDTYKMLTRLKAPVDHDPNKESNGPALTKVNLFLFQDHYTLGVMHIGSPSCGMNAAVRSFVRNCIYRGDKVYGICDGILGLMAGKFKLMDWPSVTGWVAQGGAYLGTKRAPPKDEQLPQIAQKLKEFGIQALLIIGGFEGYQTGLTFFKARDKFEEFRIPIAMIPATISNNVPGTEFSLGCDTALNEITEICDRIRQSAQGTKRRVFIIETMGGYCGYLATVAGLAGGADAAYIFEEKFNIKDLNQDVIAMAAKMSEGVQRGLILRNENANLNYSTDFMQRLFSEEGKGLFSCRMNIIGHMQQGGSPTPFDRNLGTKMGSKAVDWFSNQLKKHTNSEGKTLTTDNDSAVMIGIVRRQYRFTPFSELLEVTDFDHRIPTYQWWMKLRPLLKVLAKHESTYEEEGLYITVEEMDLENDPPLV from the exons ATGGCTGAAGACCTAGCCGCGCAAAAGTTTATAAAACCTGGTAGCCATAAAGGTAAAGGTCTGGCTGTCTTTACCAGTGGAGGTGATTCACAAG GAATGAATGCTGCCGTTCGAGCAGTTGTTAGAATGGGTATTTATCTAGGATGTAAAGTGTTTTTTATTAAGGAAGGCTACCAAGGTATGGTAGACGGAGGCAATAATATTGTTGAAGCGACATGGTCCTCTGTGTCTTGCATCATCCATAGA GGTGGCACGGTAATAGGTTCCGCAAGATGTATGGAATTTAAAGAACGCGCTGGTCGCAGGAGAGCTGCGAAAAATTTAGTGACTCGTGGCATCACTAATCTAGTTGTGATCGGTGGTGATGGTTCTCTTACCGGTGCAAATCTTTTCAAGGAAGAGTATGCTGATTTGCTGAAAGAACTGGTCGACTCAG GTGAGATAACTAAGGAGCAAGGAGAAAAGTATCAGCACTTACATATTGTCGGTTTGGTTGGTTCTATTGATAACGATTTTTGCGGAACTGATATGACCATTGGTACGGACTCTGCTTTGCATCGTATTATCGAAAGCATCGATGCGATCGTTAGTACCGCGTACTCTCATCAAAGGACATTCATCATGGAAGTTATGGGTCGCCATTGTGG GTATCTGGCCATTGTGGGTGCTTTAGCTGCAGAAGCAGATTATGTTTTCTGCCCGGAATCACCACCGCCTGTTGACTGGCCTGATAAACTATGTAAAAAATTGGAGCAG GAACGTCTTACCGGTCAACGTCTGAATATTATTATTGTAGCCGAGGGGGCTGTTGATAGAAGCGGTCAACCGATTACCGCAGAAATAGTTCATAAAGTTGTCGTCGATAAGCTGCAACAAGACACCAGGATTACTGTCCTCGGCCATGTTCAAAGAGGTGGTAATCCATCGGCTTTCGATAGAGTTCTG GGTTGTCGAATGGGCGCAGAAGCTGTAATGGCCTTAATGGAAGCTACGCCAGAAACAGAAGCGTGTGTGGTCACGTTGGATGGGAATCAAGCTGTCCGATTACCGCTAATGGAATGCGTTCGTCGCACCAAGGCTGTGGCGCAAGCCATGGCCGATAAAAATTGGGATTTAGCTGTTCAACTTCGTGGAAA GGGATTTGCTCGTAACTTGGACACGTACAAGATGTTGACTCGCCTGAAAGCACCGGTCGATCATGATCCCAACAAG GAGAGTAATGGCCCCGCATTAACGAAGGTAAATTt ATTTTTGTTTCAGGACCATTACACGTTAGGCGTGATGCACATTGGATCGCCTTCCTGCGGTATGAACGCTGCCGTGCGTTCCTTCGTGAGAAACTGTATATATAGAGGAGATAAG GTTTACGGCATTTGCGACGGAATACTTGGTCTAATGGCCGGGAAATTCAAACTAATGGATTGGCCTTCTGTCACCGGCTGGGTAGCACAAGGTGGAGCATATTTAGGAACAAAACGGGCTCCTCCGAAAGACGAGCAATTGCCGCAAATTGCTCAGAAACTGAAGGAGTTTGGAATTCAAGCGTTACTTATCATCGGAGGATTCGAG GGTTATCAAACGGGTCTTACGTTCTTCAAAGCCAGGGATAAATTCGAGGAGTTCCGAATTCCTATTGCTATGATACCCGCAACTATCAGCAATAACGTACCGGGAACGGAATTTTCATTAGGCTGTGATACCGCTCTGAACGAAATTACGGAG ATCTGTGATCGAATTCGTCAGTCGGCGCAGGGTACAAAACGCCGAGTATTTATTATCGAGACTATGGGTGGATATTGTGGTTATCTGGCAACCGTCGCCGGATTGGCTGGCGGAGCCGATGCGGCGTACATATTCGAGGAAAAGTTCAATATCAAAGATTTGAATCAGGACGTGATCGCAATGGCCGCGAAAATGTCCGAAGGTGTACAAAGAGGTCTTATCCTGAGAAACGAGAACGCCAATTTGAACTATAGTACAGATTTCATGCAGAGACTTTTCAGCGAAGAGGGAAAGGGTCTTTTCAGCTGTAGAATGAATATTATTG GACACATGCAGCAAGGTGGCTCACCAACTCCGTTCGATCGCAACTTGGGTACGAAAATGGGTTCGAAAGCGGTCGATTGGTTCAGCAATCAGTTGAAGAAGCACACTAACAGCGAGGGCAAAACGTTGACTACGGACAACGATTCCGCGGTGATGATTGGTATTGTACGGAGGCAATACAGATTCACGCCATTCTCTGAACTTCTCGAAGTCACCGATTTCGA CCATCGCATTCCGACGTATCAGTGGTGGATGAAGTTGCGGCCATTGCTCAAAGTTTTAGCGAAACACGAGTCCACCTACGAGGAGGAGGGACTTTACATAACCGTCGAAGAAATGGACCTCGAAAATGACCCACCACTCGTCTAA